TCCAACAAGCTATTGCTTGCTAATCGGTTAGCTCCATGTACTCCTGTGTGAGCGACTTCTCCTGTGGCGTAAAGATTTTGCATTGAGGTCAAGCCGTCAAGATTCGTCATGATGCCACCGCAAACATAATGAGCTGCTGGCACAACAGGGATAAGGTCTTTGGTGATATCCAGATTCATTTCATGGAGGCAGTACATGTATATATTAGGGAATCTTTCTGAAGTATCATCCAGATGAGTCATGTCAAGGTATACGCATTCATCGCCTAAGCTTTTGATTTCGGCGTCAATGGCTCTGGCTACGATATCTCTCGGGGCTAGCTCCTGTCTCTCGTCATATTTCTTCATAAAGAGCTCGCCTTTGGAGTTGCGAAGTTTCCCTCCGTGGCCTCTCAATGCTTCTGAAATCAGGAATGTTTTGCCTTCTGTGTTATATAATGATGTTGGGTGAAATTGAATGAACTCCATATTGGCTATCCTCACCCCTGCTCGGTATGCCATTGCGATGCCATCTCCTGTTGCTATTTCAGGGTTTGTGGTATGCTTGAATACTCTTGAGGCTCCTCCTGAGGCTAGTAAAGTATAGTCGGATTTGAAAGCGCTGACTTTTCCCGTTTTTTTATTCAATACATAAGTGCCAAAGCAGATATTGAAATTAGCGCTTAAGTTGCCAAGAACGTGGTGTTCGGTGATTAACTCTACTGCTTGGTGGTCTTCAAAGATGACAATGTTAGGGTGGGCTTTTGTTTTTTCAATCAAAGCTCTTTCGATTTCCATGCCTGTAAGATCATCGGCATGTAGAATTCGGTGCATGGAGTGCCCTCCTTCGCGAGCGAGAGAATATGTCCCATCGGCTTTTTTTGTAAATTCAGCTCCAAACTCAATAAGCTCTTTGATTCTTTGAGGGCCCTCTTTGACAAGAACATCTACAGCGTCCTCATGACAAAGCCCTGCGCCAGCGATGAAAGTATCATTCTTATGAAGTTCAAAACTGTCTTCATTTTCAGTGACAGCTGCGATTCCTCCTTGAGCGTATCGAGTGTTCGATTCTTTGGCTTTGTCTTTTGTTACTATATGCACTTTACCATATTCAGCAACTTTAAGGGCGAATGTTAGCCCTGCTACACCACTTCCGATTACCAAGAAATTCGAATTGATCGTGTTCATGAATTGAGTTTGAGTTTGAGGTCTTGACATATATAACGGGTTGCCATGATGGAGACCGTTTGATGAATGCCCGATAGCCTTCTCAGCATTCAGTACTGCAATTTACAAATACTGTTCATTATTTTTTAGCAAAGAATAAACTATCCTCAATAAGTAAAGAAGAGTATTTGATTTTTTATAAGTGTCCGATAAATTCTCATATCCTCAAATCAGTGATGAAGAATGCATTGCGGCTGGCAAATATTTTAAGGCTCTTCATTATTATTCTAATAATAGAAACAATTAAATGTTAATTTTAACTAAATAAGTACATTGTGTAGTGGATATTCGAATTTTTAGATTTTGTTAAGGGTTGTTAAATTCTTGAAAAGATAAAAATTAGATATTTGATTCATGTTTTTTTAACTCAATATTAATCCTGTGTGTTAAAATTATATTTATTGCACGAAATGAGGCAATATAGTATGTTAAAATGGTAATTTATGTTATGAAAATGATCTTATAAGTATATAATTTGCTTAAACATTGAGTTTTGATAATCTCGATTTTTATGAACAATGTGTTTTTTTATAAGAAATTGTTTTTATCGAAGTTCATTGGATGGAATTATTTATGTGAAAATATAAAGTGTTTTCTCAATTTTCTAACCCAAAATCAAACAAAATGGAACAAAAATTACGCATGCTTTTGATGCTATGCATGGCAGTGTTTTTTAGCGCTGCAGCATGGGCTCAAGAGCGCACGATCACAGGTAGAGTTACCGAAGCTTCAGGCGAAGGTGCTATCGGTGTAAACGTTGTTGTTAAAGGTACCACAACAGGTACTGCTACTGACTTTGATGGTAATTACTCTCTTACTATCGGAGATGACGCTAAAATCCTAGTTTTTTCTGGAATTGGTTATGTTTCTCAAGATGTAGAAATTGGAAACAAGTCTACAGTTGATGTGGAAATTGCAGCTGATGTTAAGCAGTTGGATGAAGTAGTTGTAACAGCTTTAGGTATCTCTAGAGAGAAAAAAGCACTAGGTATCGCTGTTCAGGAAGTTGACGGAAGTAAACTGAGCACAGTTAAATCGGCTAATGCTGTAAGTAACTTGTCAGGTCAAATTGCCGGTGTATCTATTAAGAACTCTCCTTCAATGGGTGGATCTTCAAATGTTGTGATACGTGGTGCTATATCTTTGCAAGGAGATAATCAGCCATTATTCGTTATCGATGGTGTGCCGATTTCAAACAGTAACTTTAATAACTCTGAAGTTGCTCGTGGTGGCGGTGGTGTTGACTACGGTAACGCTGCGCAGGATATTAACCCTGATGACATTGAGTCGGTATCAGTATTGAAAGGTGCTTCTGCTACTGCTCTTTATGGATCAAGAGGTGCTAATGGTGTTATCTTGATAACAACTAAAAAAGGTACGAAAAGAAAAGGTATTGGTGTTTCTATTAATTCAAACTTGACAATTAACAAGATCAATGAAGCTACTATGCCAAAGTATCAAAATCAGTACGGTGCTGGTTACGGAGATTACTGGCATGAAGAAGATTTAGATGGTGACGGTGTTGCTGAAACTAAATTTGTTAACTTTGGAGATGATGCTTCATGGGGACCTGCTTTTGATCCTAGCTTGAATGTTGTACACTGGGATGGAGTTTCAAAAACTGGAGAAGTTCTTGAAACAAGACCATGGGTAGCTTCTGAAAATGGACCAGAAAAATTCTTCAAAACTGGTAGAGTTTGGACTCACAATATTGCTTTGAATGGTGGAAATGAAGACGCTTCTTTCAGACTTTCATTTACTAATAGAGATGAAAAAGGAACTATGCCTAATTCATATTTGTTGAGAAACAATGTCTCATTCAATGGTAGCTATAACTTTACTGATAAATTAACTGCAGCAGTTTCATTTAATTACTATAATCAAAAAGGTAGAGGTCGTCAAGGTACAGGATACGACTGGAGAAACTCAAGATCCTTCATGGCTTCAGCTGCAATGTGGGGACAGACAAACATTGATTATGAAAGGTTGAAAAACTATACGTATGAAGATGGGTCTCAAAGAACTTGGAACAGATACTCGGCTACAAATCCGACTCCAGCATACTGGGATAACCCTTACTGGATGCAGTATAGAAACTACAATACTGATGAAAGAAATCGTGTGTATGGTAATGTAATGTTGAATTACAAAGCAACAGATTGGTTGACAATTACTGCTAGAGGTGGTGTTGATACTTACACTGATTTGAGAGAAGAAAGAATAGCTAAAGGTAGTTACGCAATCTCTGATTATACTGTAGAGAGAAGAAATGTTTCAGAGGAAAACTATGACTTGTACGCTACATTCAACAAGCGTTTTGCTGATGATAAAATATCTCTTACAGCATTAGTTGGTACTAACTTAAGAAAGAATAGATATTCAAGATTTGGCGCTAGCACTGTTAATGGACTAGTTTATGATGGAATTTACTCAATTGAGAACTCAGTAACTCCAAGTGTTGGTATTTCGGATGAATTTACACCAAAAAATGTGTTTGGTACATTTGCTAACTTCTCTGTTGGTTATAATGATATGATTTTCTTGGAGTCAGCGGTTAGAAGAGATGTTTCTTCGGCTATTCCAGGGGAATCGTTTACTTATCCTTCAGTGAGTACTAGTTTTATCTTTACTGAATTGCCTGCATTGCAAAATTCAAGCGTTCTTTCATTTGGTAAGATTAGAGCTTCTTATGCAGAAGTTGGTAACGATACAGATCCTTATAAAACAGATTTGTATCTTTTTAATTCTCCTTACAATGGACAATTTACTAGCTACAATCCTAATGAATTGGCTAATAATAATTTAGAGCCAGAAAGACAATTGTCTTGGGAGATTGGTACTGAGTTGCATTTCTGGAATAGAAGAGTTTCATTGGATGCCGCTTACTATGAGTCAGACAATATTAATCAAATTATTGCTGGTAGAGTATCAAACTTCTCAGGTTTCCGTGATGCTGTTGTTAATGCAGGGAAAATTTCTAACAAGGGTTATGAGTTGACATTAGGTGTAGTGCCTGTGAAAGGTGATTTCACATGGAGAATGGATATCAACTATGCGAAAAACGTAAATGAGGTTGTGGATCTAGGTCCTTCTGAGAAGTTTGTTTTAGATAGCTATTACGTTGAAATTGCTGCAGTTGAAGGTCAACCGCTTGGAGCTATATTAGCTACAAACTATGTTTATGACGATAACGGAAACAAAATTGTAGGCGAGGATGGATTCTACAAAAGAACATCTGAAAAAGAAGTTGTAGGTTCGGCTGCTCCAGACTGGACAGGTGGTGTTCGTAATACTTTCTCTTACAAAGGTTTTACATTGTCAGCGCTTATTGATGCTTCAATTGGAGGAGAGATGTTCTCGCTTACTAAGTATTGGGGTAGAGGAACAGGTGTATTGGAAGAAACAGTATTTACTAACGATCTAGGAAATCCAGTAAGAAACCCTGTAACGGATGATGCAACTTCAGGTGGATGGATTTTGGATGGAGTTAAAGAAGATGGAACTCCTAATACTACTAGAGTACACATGGGATGGAATGGTGGAATGCACTACAACAAATTGCCGGAAGTATCAGCTGTTGAAGACGCTTCATGGGTTAAGTTGAGAGAGCTTTCATTGTCATATAATTTCCCTAAGCAAATTATTGACAAGACTCCATTTACTAATATTTCATTAGCAGTTGTTGGATCTAATTTAGCAATATTGCATAGAAATGCTGAGCATTTTGATCCTGAAGCAACTTATTCTACAGGCGGTGTTCAAGGTCTTGATATTGGTACTTTGCCAACTTCAAGAAGCTACGGATTTAATGTAAAACTAGGTTTCTAATAATTTGAATTTGAGAAAAATGAAATATAAAATAAATATAAGAAAGGCCTTGCTTCTGTCCGCAGTGGGTATAGGTCTAACCTTCAGTTCTTGTACTGATGACTTTGAACAGTTGAATACAAATCCAAAGTCTCCAAAAGAGTTGGCTGCTGAAGACACAAAGTACCAATTGGCGAATGTTCAGTATAACTATGCATTTCAATATTTGCAAATCAGCAGAGTTGATAATCCATCAAATGTTTTGGTTCAGCACTTGACTCAAACTACATATGTGGATGTGAGTCAGTACAACTTTGCTTCTAATGCTGGAGATCAGTTTTATACTAATTGGATAAGAAAGGCAAATGACTTGCAATCGATCATTAGCAACGCTGAGTTGAATAAAGAAAGCTTATCTGCGGGGCAATATGGTTATATTAAAGGTATTGCTTTAGCTCATTTCGTATTTGGAATGCAAAATGTGACAGATCATTTTGGGCCAATTCCTTATACTAATGCATTTAGAGCAATTGACGGGACTGAGTTCTTTTCTCCATCTTATGATTCTCAAGAATTAGTATACGATAATTTGTTGAGCGATATCAACGAGGCTATTACTTTGTTGACAGCTGCAAACGAGGAAGGTGTTAACATGTACGAGAGCTCTGATAGAATATACGGCGGAAGTGCATCATCTTGGTTGAAGTTTGCGAATTCTATGAAAATTAGAGTTGCAGCTAGAATGCTTGACATTAAAGAATCTGCGGCATTAACTGCAATTGAAGAGGCTGCTGCAGCTGGAGCTATCGCTTCTAATGCTGATAATGCGGACTTCCCGTTTGGAGATGATAATTATCAGCCGATTGCTGATGAGCATAGAAATAGAACGGATTATGTTGTTTCTGAGACAATGATTGATAGATTGATCGAATTGTCTGACCCTCGTCTATCAGCATATGCTTCACCTAATAATGCTGGAGATTATGTTGGTGGTGTAAATGGAACAACAAACTCAGCTGATGAAACATCTACTGTAGCTGCTAATTTGAAAAGTGATCCTTCATTCCCTGCTACTTTTATTCAGTATGCTGAAGTTGAATTTATTTTAGCGGAAGTTGCTGCAAGAAA
The Aureibacter tunicatorum DNA segment above includes these coding regions:
- the nadB gene encoding L-aspartate oxidase translates to MNTINSNFLVIGSGVAGLTFALKVAEYGKVHIVTKDKAKESNTRYAQGGIAAVTENEDSFELHKNDTFIAGAGLCHEDAVDVLVKEGPQRIKELIEFGAEFTKKADGTYSLAREGGHSMHRILHADDLTGMEIERALIEKTKAHPNIVIFEDHQAVELITEHHVLGNLSANFNICFGTYVLNKKTGKVSAFKSDYTLLASGGASRVFKHTTNPEIATGDGIAMAYRAGVRIANMEFIQFHPTSLYNTEGKTFLISEALRGHGGKLRNSKGELFMKKYDERQELAPRDIVARAIDAEIKSLGDECVYLDMTHLDDTSERFPNIYMYCLHEMNLDITKDLIPVVPAAHYVCGGIMTNLDGLTSMQNLYATGEVAHTGVHGANRLASNSLLEALVFSHRAAEKMIKKSRKNYEGVIIPEWKEDGVTDEEEWTLIRHNLAQIREVMSNYVGIIRSKKQLNRAYRRITMLHDEVEDYYKRTKINADLIELRNCTAIAYMIINSALRRNESRGLHYMIDYPETRESYLKNTIIK
- a CDS encoding SusC/RagA family TonB-linked outer membrane protein: MEQKLRMLLMLCMAVFFSAAAWAQERTITGRVTEASGEGAIGVNVVVKGTTTGTATDFDGNYSLTIGDDAKILVFSGIGYVSQDVEIGNKSTVDVEIAADVKQLDEVVVTALGISREKKALGIAVQEVDGSKLSTVKSANAVSNLSGQIAGVSIKNSPSMGGSSNVVIRGAISLQGDNQPLFVIDGVPISNSNFNNSEVARGGGGVDYGNAAQDINPDDIESVSVLKGASATALYGSRGANGVILITTKKGTKRKGIGVSINSNLTINKINEATMPKYQNQYGAGYGDYWHEEDLDGDGVAETKFVNFGDDASWGPAFDPSLNVVHWDGVSKTGEVLETRPWVASENGPEKFFKTGRVWTHNIALNGGNEDASFRLSFTNRDEKGTMPNSYLLRNNVSFNGSYNFTDKLTAAVSFNYYNQKGRGRQGTGYDWRNSRSFMASAAMWGQTNIDYERLKNYTYEDGSQRTWNRYSATNPTPAYWDNPYWMQYRNYNTDERNRVYGNVMLNYKATDWLTITARGGVDTYTDLREERIAKGSYAISDYTVERRNVSEENYDLYATFNKRFADDKISLTALVGTNLRKNRYSRFGASTVNGLVYDGIYSIENSVTPSVGISDEFTPKNVFGTFANFSVGYNDMIFLESAVRRDVSSAIPGESFTYPSVSTSFIFTELPALQNSSVLSFGKIRASYAEVGNDTDPYKTDLYLFNSPYNGQFTSYNPNELANNNLEPERQLSWEIGTELHFWNRRVSLDAAYYESDNINQIIAGRVSNFSGFRDAVVNAGKISNKGYELTLGVVPVKGDFTWRMDINYAKNVNEVVDLGPSEKFVLDSYYVEIAAVEGQPLGAILATNYVYDDNGNKIVGEDGFYKRTSEKEVVGSAAPDWTGGVRNTFSYKGFTLSALIDASIGGEMFSLTKYWGRGTGVLEETVFTNDLGNPVRNPVTDDATSGGWILDGVKEDGTPNTTRVHMGWNGGMHYNKLPEVSAVEDASWVKLRELSLSYNFPKQIIDKTPFTNISLAVVGSNLAILHRNAEHFDPEATYSTGGVQGLDIGTLPTSRSYGFNVKLGF
- a CDS encoding SusD/RagB family nutrient-binding outer membrane lipoprotein, producing the protein MKYKINIRKALLLSAVGIGLTFSSCTDDFEQLNTNPKSPKELAAEDTKYQLANVQYNYAFQYLQISRVDNPSNVLVQHLTQTTYVDVSQYNFASNAGDQFYTNWIRKANDLQSIISNAELNKESLSAGQYGYIKGIALAHFVFGMQNVTDHFGPIPYTNAFRAIDGTEFFSPSYDSQELVYDNLLSDINEAITLLTAANEEGVNMYESSDRIYGGSASSWLKFANSMKIRVAARMLDIKESAALTAIEEAAAAGAIASNADNADFPFGDDNYQPIADEHRNRTDYVVSETMIDRLIELSDPRLSAYASPNNAGDYVGGVNGTTNSADETSTVAANLKSDPSFPATFIQYAEVEFILAEVAARKGDAATAKAHYDKAIEASMNKWGITDAAAIADYIASEGVAWDGTGNYKEAIGEQKWLALYMQSHEAWAEYRRLDYPMLERAVGATVDVPVRIFYPSNESTANAVNYAEGVQMLNGADDSQTKLWWDVN